From Antennarius striatus isolate MH-2024 chromosome 14, ASM4005453v1, whole genome shotgun sequence, the proteins below share one genomic window:
- the LOC137607039 gene encoding phosphatidylinositol 4-kinase beta-like: MADTEVTMSPALHQLHHSPSHSAPPPPPPPPSSSSPTTFSCPSSPSSASSFSSSSSSSSCSESSSDCPAHHHHHHHHHHPRPQLQLPPPSVSEQPSSPSASPRSSSPSGSIASTGSLGSSASEGIGSSATSTAGDLRGPSPPLDVISEDAMEMDLGVDQVIDPEVALKACQEVLLKVKLQNKEVPEQKRQQHNTSPESSGPQWHMGPDTGSIKEEDEEEEGGKARPHPSTRPDSISSSKQSWLLRLFESKLFDVSMAISYLYKSKEPGVQAYIGNRLFSFLDGEVDFYLPQLLNMYVHMDTEVGDAIRPYLIHRCRGSITFSLLTAWLLGAYSSDMHISTQHHSRGAKLRKLILSDELKPPCVAPRADGAAPSPSSRRCHRRHHSNNTESSTSFSAAGAAPERPVSDDAEVFASPPRRTHQRSKSDATTASSGSSLRRTGSNPKVEAVHEEPERLRPQREFVKSLLCIGKRLATLPTKEQKTQRLISELSLLNHKLPARVWLPTAGHQHHVCRIPHTQAVVLNSKDKAPYIIYVEVLDCESFDESPVPVRIPETRIRSARSAENLDCGGVTAANANGGMTSEQRAGSFSAVQNYDNDDEAWATDDIGQLQVEAEAQTSSSDNISQFSVDSITSLESKEPVFIAAGDIRRRLSENLAHPPTSFKRDPEDPSAVALKEPWEEKVRRIREASPYGHLINWRLLSVIVKCGDDLRQELLAYQVLRQLQSIWQQERVPLWIKPYKILVMSSDSGMIEPVLNAVSLHQVRKQSQLSLLDYFLQEHGSFTTEAFLTAQRNFVQSCAGYSLICYLLQVKDRHNGNILLDSEGHIIHIDFGFILSSSPRNLGFETSAFKLTSEFVDVMGGLNGDMFVYYKMLMLQGLIAARKHMDKVLQVVEIMQQGSHLSCFHGSGTIRGLKERFHMSLTEEQLQLLVEQLVDGSMRSITTKLYDSFQYVTNGIM, encoded by the exons ATGGCCGACACAGAGGTCACCATGTCGCCAGCTCTGCACCAACTCCACCACAGCCCCTCCCACTcagccccaccccctccaccaccaccaccctcctcttcctcccccactACCTTCTCTTGCCCTTCCTCCCCATCAAGCGCCTcgtctttttcctcttcttcatcgtcGTCCTCTTGTTCCGAGAGCTCCTCTGACTGCCccgcccaccaccaccaccatcatcaccaccaccacccccgccCCCAGTTACAGCTACCTCCACCGTCCGTCAGCGAGCAGCCGTCCTCCCCCAGCGCCAGCCCCCGCAGCTCCAGCCCGAGCGGCAGCATCGCCAGCACCGGCAGCCTCGGCAGCAGCGCCAGTGAAGGCATCGGCAGCAGCGCCACGTCGACCGCCGGCGACCTGCGAGGCCCCAGCCCCCCGCTGGACGTCATCTCCGAGGACGCCATGGAGATGGACCTGGGGGTCGACCAAG TGATTGATCCGGAAGTCGCCTTGAAGGCTTGTCAGGAAGTACTTCTAAAGGTCAAACTCCAGAACAAGGAAGTGCCTGAACAAAAACGGCAGCAGCACAACACCAGCCCCGAGTCCTCGGGGCCACAGTGGCACATGGGGCCGGACACCGGCTCCAtcaaagaggaagacgaggaggaggagggaggaaaggcACGCCCGCATCCTTCAACCCGACCGGACTCCATATCTTCCTCCAAACAGTCGTGGCTGCTTCGCCTGTTCGAGTCCAAGCTGTTTGACGTCTCCATGGCGATCTCCTACCTCTACAAGTCGAAGGAGCCGGGCGTCCAGGCGTACATCGGCAACCGCCTCTTCAGCTTCCTGGACGGCGAGGTGGACTTCTACCTGCCGCAGCTGCTCAACATGTACGTGCACATGGACACGGAGGTGGGCGACGCCATCCGACCCTACCTG ATCCACCGCTGCCGAGGAAGCATCACCTTCTCCCTGCTGACGGCGTGGCTCCTGGGCGCCTACTCCTCCGACATGCACATCTCCACCCAGCATCACTCCAGAGGCGCCAAACTGCGAAAACTCATCCTGTCCGACGAACTGAAGCCTCCGTGCGTTGCCCCGAGAGCCGACGGCGCGGCGCCCTCGCCGTCATCCCGCCGCTGCCACCGCAGGCACCACAGCAACAACACGgagtcctccacctccttctccgCCGCCGGCGCCGCCCCAGAGCGTCCCGTTTCGGATGACGCGGAGGTATTTGCTTCCCCGCCCAGGAGGACGCATCAGCGATCCAAGTCGGACGCCACGACCGCCAGCAGCGGCTCGAGCCTCCGGCGGACAGGAAGTAACCCGAAGGTGGAAGCCGTCCACGAGGAG CCGGAGCGTCTGCGTCCTCAGCGGGAGTTCGTGAAGTCTCTGCTGTGCATCGGGAAGCGTTTGGCCACGCTGCCCACCAAGGAGCAGAAGACGCAGCGGCTGATCTCAGAGCTGTCGCTGCTCAACCACAAGCTGCCGGCGCGGGTGTGGCTGCCCACCGCCGGGCACCAGCACCACGTCTGCAGGATCCCCCACACGCAGGCGGTGGTGCTCAACTCCAAAGACAAG gcgcCGTACATCATCTACGTGGAGGTCCTGGACTGCGAGAGCTTTGACGAGTCTCCAGTTCCGGTCCGAATACCGGAGACGAGGATCCGATCCGCTCGCTCCGCCGAGAACCTGGACTGCGGCGGCGTCACGGCGGCTAACGCTAACGGTGGGATGACGTCGGAGCAAAGAGCGGGAAGCTTCTCCGCCGTCCAGAACTACGACAACGACGACGAGGCGTGGGCCACCGACGACATCGGGcagctgcaggtggag GCCGAGGCTCAGACCAGCAGCAGCGACAACATCAGCCAGTTCTCAGTCGACAGCATCACCAGCCTGGAGAGCAAAGAGCCGGTTTTCATCGCCGCCGGAGACATCAG ACGCCGACTCTCGGAGAACCttgcccacccccccacctcgtTCAAGCGAGACCCCGAGGACCCGTCAGCCGTGGCCCTCAAAGAACCATGGGAGGAGAAAGTCAG gcgcATAAGAGAAGCCTCGCCTTACGGTCACCTGATCAACTGGAGGCTCCTGTCGGTGATCGTCAAGTGTGGAGACGACCTGAGACAAGAGCTGCTGGCCTATCAGGTGCTCCGACAGCTGCAG TCCATCTGGCAGCAGGAACGAGTTCCTCTGTGGATCAAACCCTACAAGatcctggtgatgtcatcagacagCGGGATGATCGAACCCGTGCTCAACGCCGTCTCCCTGCACCAG GTGCGTAAGCAGAGCCAGCTGTCGCTGCTGGACTACTTCCTGCAGGAACACGGCAGCTTCACCACCGAGGCCTTCCTCACGGCTCAGAGGAACTTCGTCCAGAGCTGCGCCGGGTACAGCCTCATCTGCTACCTGCTGCAGGTCAAAGACAG ACACAACGGAAACATCCTGCTGGACTCCGAAGGCCACATCATCCACATCGACTTCGGCTTCATCCTGTCCAGCTCCCCGCGGAACCTCGGCTTCGAGACGTCCGCCTTCAAGCTGACGTCTGAGTTTGTGGAC gtgaTGGGCGGGCTGAACGGCGACATGTTCGTCTACTACaagatgctgatgctgcagggCCTCATCGCCGCCAGGAAGCACATGGACAAGGTCCTGCAGGTGGTGGAGATCATGCAGCAAG GCTCCCACCTGTCGTGTTTCCACGGCTCGGGGACGATCCGGGGGCTGAAGGAGCGTTTCCACATGTCGCTGacggaggagcagctgcagctgctggtggaGCAGCTGGTGGACGGCTCCATGCGCTCCATCACCACCAAACTCTACGACTCCTTCCAGTACGTCACCAACGGCATCATGTGA
- the rnmt gene encoding mRNA cap guanine-N7 methyltransferase: MEPQSVQSEPKRERDDSPNKEVPDHSVKVARHYNRLQEVGRAARSRSRIFFMRNFNNWLKSVLIGEILEQVRGAGSQQVCVLDLGCGKGGDLLKWRKGRIDHLVCADIAAVSVEQCQSRYEDMKRRSHANDGIYSAQFITADCSKEVLSEKLDDPALTFDVCSCQFVYHYSFESEQKADMMLRNACERLKPGGFFIGTTPDAFELVKRLEASDSLSFGNEVFNVSFQSKGDYPLFRCQYHFSLEDVVDVPEFLVYFPLFEHMAKRYNMRLVSKQRFSEFFQEKVKNEHHRSLMKKMMALEPFPGEDGGQLATDSQGEYRHAKEHCDKTGVKHALGTLSRSEWEATSIYLVFVFQKTS, from the exons ATGGAGCCTCAATCGGTTCAGTCAGAACCAAAGAGGGAAAGGGATGACTCCCCCAACAAGGAG GTACCCGATCACAGCGTGAAGGTGGCGAGGCATTACAACCGCCTGCAGGAGGTCGGCCGCGCTGCTCGAAGTCGGAGCAGAATCTTCTTCATGAGGAACTTTAACAACTGGCTGAAGAGCGTCCTGATTG gtgagATTCTGGAGCAGGTCCGAGGGGCGGGGTCTCAACAGGTGTGCGTGTTGGACCTGGGCTGTGGGAAAGGAGGAGATCTGTTGAAGTGGAGGAAAGGACGGATTGATCACCTGGTCTGCGCAG ATATCGCTGCCGTGTCTGTGGAGCAGTGTCAGAGTCGCTACGAGGacatgaagaggaggagtcacGCCAACGACGGGATCTACAGCGCTCAGTTCATCACGGCCGACTGCTCAAAG GAGGTTTTATCAGAGAAGCTGGACGACCCAGCGCTGACGTTCGACGTCTGCAGCTGTCAGTTCGTTTATCACTACTCCTTCGAGAGCGAGCAGAAGGCAGACATGATGCTGAGGAACGCCTGTGAGCGCCTGAAACCCGGGGGTTTCTTCATCGGGACGACGCCAGACGCTTTCGAACTCGT GAAACGTCTGGAGGCGTCCGACTCGCTGTCGTTCGGCAATGAGGTGTTCAACGTTTCCTTCCAGTCCAAAGGCGACTACCCTCTGTTCAGATGTCAGTACCACTTCAGCCTGGAGGACGTCGTCGACGTCCCAGAGTTCCTCGTCTACTTCCCTCTGTTCGAACA CATGGCGAAGCGTTACAACATGCGTCTGGTGTCCAAGCAGAGGTTCTCCGAGTTCTTCCAAGAGAAGGTGAAGAACGAGCATCATCGCAGCCTCATGAAGAAAATGATGGCGCTGGAG ccgTTTCCCGGTGAGGACGGCGGTCAGCTGGCGACAGACAGCCAAGGAGAATACCGCCATGCTAAAGAGCACTGCGACAAAACTGGAGTCAAACATGCGCTG GGGACCCTGAGCAGATCAGAGTGGGAAGCAACCA GTATCTAcctggtgtttgtttttcagaagaCGTCCTGA
- the mindy1 gene encoding ubiquitin carboxyl-terminal hydrolase MINDY-1 isoform X1, with amino-acid sequence MAESGEAPVASTADLMTELHKDETSVPSENVAKELLVAMVTDTTLGSGGAAEVPSADGPPPARIPEEEATPTPPESSLSLSSENETLTLATTEEESLLRTNGGLDRGGNPDLDPDLDPEETSSVLTAGGSDDQRESSDSASFSIPSLELSDGVAVAGNSPDLEDGAPEGGVASLAVAAPHQAAEETPEATGETSWSSRSSLCVLKLTLVLPSTGGAAAAASDAEPSTPAYYLVKWITWKEKKTPIITQSENGPCPLLAIMNTLFLRWKANLPAQTEVVTTEDLMTHLGECVLSVTPREKADGMELNFQQNMNDAMAVLPKLSTGLDVNVRFTGVTDFEYTPECIVFDLLDIPLYHGWLVDPQSPEVAASVGKLSYNQLVEKIIDYKHSADSSRVSEGLVAEQFLESTATQLSYHGLCELNTTAKEGEISVFFRNNHFSTMIKHKGHLYLLVTDQGFLQEEGLIWESLHNVEGDGNFCDSDFRLCHPPQRAPPTSAPPPSSQEQQRQIDQDYLVAVSLQQQQDGAPGPLSDLELARQLQQEEYQQQQQQQQQQPPASQQVRGQGSQQGGARRRDKDSDCVVL; translated from the exons ATGGCGGAATCCGGTGAGGCGCCGGTCGCATCGACGGCAGACCTGATGACTGAACTCCACAAAGATGAGACGTCTGTTCCTTCTGAAAACGTTGCCAAAGAACtgctggttgccatggtgacggaCACCACGTTGGGGTCTGGTGGTGCAGCTGAGGTTCCAAGTGCCGATGGTCCTCCTCCTGCCAGAATTCCAGAGGAGGAAGCCACGCCCACTCCGCCCGAGTCATCCTTGTCACTGTCGTCTGAAAACGAGACGCTAACCTTAGctaccacagaagaagagtccCTGCTGAGGACGAATGGCGGACTGGATAGAGGAGGAAACCCAG ACCTGGATCCGGACCTGGACCCCGAGGAGACTTCCTCCGTGCTGACGGCGGGCGGCTCGGACGACCAGCGTGAGTCGTCCGACTCGGCTTCCTTCTCCATCCCCAGTCTGGAGCTGTCGGACGGAGTCGCGGTCGCAGGGAACTCTCCAGACCTGGAAGACGGCGCTCCGGAGGGAGGTGTGGCCTCTCTGGCCGTCGCGGCGCCTCATCAGGCGGCGGAAGAGACGCCGGAGGCCACCGGTGAGACGTCCTGGAGTTCACGGTCCAGTCTTTGTGTTCTGAAGCTAACGCTCGTCCTCCCGTCCACAGGGGGCGCTGCGGCCGCGGCTTCAGACGCCGAGCCGTCCACGCCGGCGTATTACCTGGTGAAGTGGATCAcctggaaggagaagaagacgcCCATCATCACTCAGAGCGAGAACGGaccctgccccctgctggccatcATGAACACGCTGTTTTTGCGCTGGAAG GCTAACCTTCCTGCCCAGACGGAGGTGGTGACCACCGAGGACCTGATGACTCACCTGG gtgagtgtgtgttgtcgGTCACACCCAGAGAGAAGGCTGATGGGATGGAGCTCAACTTCcaacag aacaTGAACGATGCCATGGCGGTGCTTCCTAAACTGTCCACCGGTCTGGACGTGAACGTGCGTTTCACGGGTGTGACGGACTTTGAATACACGCCGGAGTGTATCGTGTTCGACCTGCTGGACATCCCGCTGTACCACGGCTGGCTGGTCGACCCTCAG AGCCCCGAGGTGGCGGCGTCCGTGGGGAAGCTGAGCTACAACCAGCTGGTGGAGAAAATCATCGACTACAAACACTCTGCAGACAGCAGCCGAGTCAGCGAAG GTCTGGTGGCCGAACAGTTCCTGGAGTCGACGGCGACCCAGCTGTCGTATCACGGCCTCTGTGAGCTGAACACCACCGCCAAGGAGGGGGAGATCTCCGTGTTCTTCAGGAACAACCACTTCAGCACCATGATCAAACACAAG GGTCACCTGTACCTGTTGGTGACTGACCAGGGCTTCCTCCAGGAGGAGGGTCTGATCTGGGAGTCTCTTCATAACGTCGAGGGAGACGGGAACTTCTGCGACTCAGATTTTCGGCTGTGTCATCCCCCTCAAAGAGCTCCGCCCACctctgccccgccccccagcagcCAGGAGCAGCAGAGACAGATCGACCAG GACTACCTGGTGGCCGTgtcgctgcagcagcagcaggacggggccccggggcccctgAGCGACCTGGAACTGGCCCGACAGCTCCAGCAGGAGGAGtaccaacagcagcagcagcaacagcagcagcagccgccaGCATCACAGCAG gtcagaggtcaggggtcgcAGCAGGGCGGAGCCAGGAGACGAGACAAGGACTCGGACTGTGTCGTCTTATAG
- the mindy1 gene encoding ubiquitin carboxyl-terminal hydrolase MINDY-1 isoform X2, with translation MAESGEAPVASTADLMTELHKDETSVPSENVAKELLVAMVTDTTLGSGGAAEVPSADGPPPARIPEEEATPTPPESSLSLSSENETLTLATTEEESLLRTNGGLDRGGNPDLDPDLDPEETSSVLTAGGSDDQRESSDSASFSIPSLELSDGVAVAGNSPDLEDGAPEGGVASLAVAAPHQAAEETPEATGGAAAAASDAEPSTPAYYLVKWITWKEKKTPIITQSENGPCPLLAIMNTLFLRWKANLPAQTEVVTTEDLMTHLGECVLSVTPREKADGMELNFQQNMNDAMAVLPKLSTGLDVNVRFTGVTDFEYTPECIVFDLLDIPLYHGWLVDPQSPEVAASVGKLSYNQLVEKIIDYKHSADSSRVSEGLVAEQFLESTATQLSYHGLCELNTTAKEGEISVFFRNNHFSTMIKHKGHLYLLVTDQGFLQEEGLIWESLHNVEGDGNFCDSDFRLCHPPQRAPPTSAPPPSSQEQQRQIDQDYLVAVSLQQQQDGAPGPLSDLELARQLQQEEYQQQQQQQQQQPPASQQVRGQGSQQGGARRRDKDSDCVVL, from the exons ATGGCGGAATCCGGTGAGGCGCCGGTCGCATCGACGGCAGACCTGATGACTGAACTCCACAAAGATGAGACGTCTGTTCCTTCTGAAAACGTTGCCAAAGAACtgctggttgccatggtgacggaCACCACGTTGGGGTCTGGTGGTGCAGCTGAGGTTCCAAGTGCCGATGGTCCTCCTCCTGCCAGAATTCCAGAGGAGGAAGCCACGCCCACTCCGCCCGAGTCATCCTTGTCACTGTCGTCTGAAAACGAGACGCTAACCTTAGctaccacagaagaagagtccCTGCTGAGGACGAATGGCGGACTGGATAGAGGAGGAAACCCAG ACCTGGATCCGGACCTGGACCCCGAGGAGACTTCCTCCGTGCTGACGGCGGGCGGCTCGGACGACCAGCGTGAGTCGTCCGACTCGGCTTCCTTCTCCATCCCCAGTCTGGAGCTGTCGGACGGAGTCGCGGTCGCAGGGAACTCTCCAGACCTGGAAGACGGCGCTCCGGAGGGAGGTGTGGCCTCTCTGGCCGTCGCGGCGCCTCATCAGGCGGCGGAAGAGACGCCGGAGGCCACCG GGGGCGCTGCGGCCGCGGCTTCAGACGCCGAGCCGTCCACGCCGGCGTATTACCTGGTGAAGTGGATCAcctggaaggagaagaagacgcCCATCATCACTCAGAGCGAGAACGGaccctgccccctgctggccatcATGAACACGCTGTTTTTGCGCTGGAAG GCTAACCTTCCTGCCCAGACGGAGGTGGTGACCACCGAGGACCTGATGACTCACCTGG gtgagtgtgtgttgtcgGTCACACCCAGAGAGAAGGCTGATGGGATGGAGCTCAACTTCcaacag aacaTGAACGATGCCATGGCGGTGCTTCCTAAACTGTCCACCGGTCTGGACGTGAACGTGCGTTTCACGGGTGTGACGGACTTTGAATACACGCCGGAGTGTATCGTGTTCGACCTGCTGGACATCCCGCTGTACCACGGCTGGCTGGTCGACCCTCAG AGCCCCGAGGTGGCGGCGTCCGTGGGGAAGCTGAGCTACAACCAGCTGGTGGAGAAAATCATCGACTACAAACACTCTGCAGACAGCAGCCGAGTCAGCGAAG GTCTGGTGGCCGAACAGTTCCTGGAGTCGACGGCGACCCAGCTGTCGTATCACGGCCTCTGTGAGCTGAACACCACCGCCAAGGAGGGGGAGATCTCCGTGTTCTTCAGGAACAACCACTTCAGCACCATGATCAAACACAAG GGTCACCTGTACCTGTTGGTGACTGACCAGGGCTTCCTCCAGGAGGAGGGTCTGATCTGGGAGTCTCTTCATAACGTCGAGGGAGACGGGAACTTCTGCGACTCAGATTTTCGGCTGTGTCATCCCCCTCAAAGAGCTCCGCCCACctctgccccgccccccagcagcCAGGAGCAGCAGAGACAGATCGACCAG GACTACCTGGTGGCCGTgtcgctgcagcagcagcaggacggggccccggggcccctgAGCGACCTGGAACTGGCCCGACAGCTCCAGCAGGAGGAGtaccaacagcagcagcagcaacagcagcagcagccgccaGCATCACAGCAG gtcagaggtcaggggtcgcAGCAGGGCGGAGCCAGGAGACGAGACAAGGACTCGGACTGTGTCGTCTTATAG